The Tumebacillus amylolyticus genome window below encodes:
- the phnE gene encoding phosphonate ABC transporter, permease protein PhnE codes for MSQAQKTFSAPKKTTGQKISSTISWIIVIGLVLWSTTGMSFDWQKALNSMPIVKRIFQGLFHPEWTFFNESEGVVDNMLITLETAFLGTSAAAILAVPFGFLAARNMSKRFVWISWIGKRILNVIRTLPELIVAIVFLVAVGPGPFAGMLAIGFHSIGMIGKLYSEAIENMDEGPMEALTAVGANRIQTLFFSVLPQVLPEFFSFALYKFEIDVRAASVLGMVGAGGIGTPLLFSLQSQAWNRVGIIFIGIIIAVVIIDFISGAIRKRLV; via the coding sequence ATGAGCCAAGCACAGAAGACTTTTTCCGCACCGAAAAAGACCACCGGCCAAAAGATCAGCAGCACGATCTCTTGGATCATCGTTATCGGCTTAGTTCTCTGGTCCACGACGGGAATGTCCTTCGATTGGCAAAAAGCCCTGAACTCGATGCCGATCGTCAAGCGCATCTTCCAAGGCTTGTTCCATCCGGAATGGACCTTCTTCAACGAATCAGAGGGCGTTGTCGACAACATGTTGATTACGTTGGAAACCGCGTTCCTCGGGACGTCGGCCGCCGCCATTCTCGCCGTGCCGTTCGGCTTCCTCGCCGCTCGCAACATGTCGAAGCGCTTCGTCTGGATCTCGTGGATCGGCAAACGGATCTTGAACGTCATCCGTACGCTGCCGGAATTGATCGTCGCGATCGTGTTCCTCGTCGCCGTCGGTCCGGGTCCGTTCGCGGGGATGCTCGCCATCGGCTTCCACTCCATCGGGATGATCGGCAAGCTGTACTCGGAAGCGATTGAGAACATGGACGAAGGTCCGATGGAAGCGCTCACCGCCGTTGGCGCGAACCGCATTCAGACGCTGTTCTTCTCCGTTCTTCCGCAAGTGTTGCCGGAATTCTTCTCATTTGCTCTCTACAAATTCGAAATCGACGTTCGTGCAGCGTCCGTCCTCGGGATGGTCGGGGCCGGCGGGATCGGGACTCCGCTGCTGTTCTCCCTGCAATCGCAGGCGTGGAACCGCGTCGGGATCATCTTCATCGGGATCATCATTGCAGTCGTCATCATCGACTTCATCTCCGGTGCGATCCGCAAACGTCTCGTGTAA
- a CDS encoding DedA family protein, producing MHALLEWLSSIATGLIETFGHWGVFLAMIIESACIPLPSEVIMLFGGFHAEEGLLTFWGVVWAGVFGNLVGSVLTYWVGATKGREWLERYGKYVLIKKKHIDQADRWFKRYGEWAAFFGRNLPVIRTFISLPAGIARMNFGKFLLFTFLGCLPWNYVLTYLGFKLGSNWGSVEPYIKPFSYGILGLLVLAVLWFLLRNMRGRTATK from the coding sequence ATGCACGCACTGCTTGAGTGGCTTTCCTCCATCGCCACCGGTCTGATTGAGACGTTCGGACATTGGGGAGTTTTCCTCGCCATGATCATCGAGAGCGCCTGCATCCCGCTTCCCAGTGAGGTCATTATGCTGTTCGGCGGCTTCCATGCCGAAGAAGGTCTGCTGACATTCTGGGGCGTCGTCTGGGCCGGAGTATTCGGCAATCTGGTCGGTTCCGTCCTCACCTACTGGGTCGGAGCAACCAAAGGTCGCGAATGGTTGGAGCGTTACGGTAAGTATGTCCTGATCAAGAAAAAACACATTGACCAAGCCGACCGTTGGTTCAAACGCTACGGTGAATGGGCGGCGTTCTTCGGTCGCAACTTGCCTGTCATCCGCACCTTCATTTCGCTTCCGGCAGGGATTGCACGGATGAACTTCGGCAAGTTCCTGCTGTTCACGTTCCTTGGCTGCTTGCCGTGGAACTACGTGCTTACCTACCTCGGATTCAAACTCGGTTCGAACTGGGGCTCAGTGGAACCGTACATCAAGCCGTTTTCTTACGGCATTCTCGGCCTGCTCGTGCTCGCCGTTCTGTGGTTCCTCTTGCGCAACATGCGCGGGCGGACGGCAACGAAATAA
- a CDS encoding MFS transporter, whose amino-acid sequence MQTKKALPILFLVMFLVMLGFGIIIPVLPFFAQSFGASSLQLGFLMAVYSVMQFIFAPVWGGVSDRIGRKPVMLIGILGLALSFFAFAFAGQLWELFAIRIVAGILSSANMPTVTAYVADITLPEERGKGMGMIGAAVGLGFVFGPAIGGIASKGGYSMPFLIAGISSAVTFLFVLFVLKESLPPEKRKQSGVKESRWKAFSGNLATLYIMNFVVSVSMAGLETTFAYYGADKAGLDTLHLGYIFMIMGFAGALVQGGLIGRLIKKFGEGAVIQMGLVISAVGFGLILLTDSFWTAALYLSIFGIGNGFMRPSVTALISKRTTAGQGNASGLLSSFDSLGRIVGPPVGGALYAIGTGFPYVSGIILSAVALVLYYVFAGRDKSKATA is encoded by the coding sequence ATTCAAACCAAAAAAGCACTGCCGATTCTCTTCTTGGTGATGTTTCTCGTCATGTTGGGCTTCGGTATCATCATCCCGGTGCTTCCGTTCTTTGCGCAGTCGTTTGGCGCATCGTCCCTGCAACTGGGCTTCTTGATGGCGGTGTACTCAGTGATGCAGTTCATCTTCGCTCCCGTTTGGGGCGGCGTGTCGGACCGCATCGGTCGCAAACCGGTCATGTTGATCGGCATCTTGGGACTTGCCCTGTCGTTTTTTGCATTTGCGTTTGCCGGTCAACTCTGGGAGTTGTTCGCCATCCGCATCGTGGCGGGGATCTTGTCTTCGGCAAACATGCCGACCGTTACGGCGTATGTGGCAGACATCACCTTGCCTGAGGAGCGTGGCAAGGGCATGGGCATGATCGGGGCGGCCGTCGGCCTCGGGTTCGTATTCGGCCCGGCAATCGGCGGGATCGCGTCCAAGGGTGGCTATTCGATGCCGTTCCTGATTGCGGGCATCTCGTCGGCGGTGACGTTCTTGTTCGTCCTGTTCGTGCTCAAAGAGTCGCTGCCTCCGGAAAAGCGTAAACAAAGCGGCGTCAAAGAATCGCGATGGAAAGCGTTCTCCGGCAACCTCGCCACGCTGTACATCATGAACTTCGTCGTCTCCGTCTCGATGGCGGGCTTGGAGACCACCTTCGCGTACTACGGTGCGGACAAGGCGGGTCTCGATACGCTTCACCTCGGTTACATCTTCATGATCATGGGCTTTGCAGGCGCGCTCGTACAGGGGGGTCTGATCGGTCGCTTGATCAAAAAGTTTGGCGAAGGCGCTGTCATCCAGATGGGTCTCGTCATCTCGGCCGTCGGTTTCGGTTTGATTCTCTTGACCGACTCGTTCTGGACCGCGGCGCTGTACCTCTCGATCTTCGGGATCGGCAACGGGTTCATGCGCCCGTCCGTCACGGCGTTGATTTCCAAGCGCACGACGGCGGGCCAAGGCAACGCATCCGGTCTGCTCTCCTCGTTCGACTCGCTCGGCCGAATCGTCGGCCCGCCTGTCGGGGGCGCTCTGTATGCGATTGGCACCGGGTTCCCGTACGTCTCGGGCATCATCTTGAGCGCGGTGGCGCTCGTGCTGTACTACGTCTTCGCAGGACGTGACAAATCAAAAGCCACTGCCTAA
- a CDS encoding phosphotransferase → MPTNAQHIETHWGLQVLELEPFGPVFKVTATDGIYCFKRGKHGRGRLGFDHHAIECLAEKGFHDTPRFCHTLDGAPWAEIEEEPWVLTPWTGRTLDVGSRGEWLQAAAQLGRFHHASHGMEMPDDVKRVAFSGKWLARFAERNEELHASLAAFTSPRNGFEAEVVQMADELRGLAAYATVMLQHSAYEQMVQDIENSATLVHGNVKAENFTVDESGRVCLIDFDSFRLDVWVQDVSDFLSNALAAHGWSQEFACELFEAYHAKRPLRPQEAPVLIALLAYPYRAVKVIHKYHHEGRSLEKTLRKWQRTLHDLNSQKVFVKEWASWLEKRVQ, encoded by the coding sequence ATGCCGACAAACGCACAGCACATCGAAACGCACTGGGGTTTGCAAGTCTTGGAACTGGAGCCGTTCGGCCCGGTTTTCAAAGTGACCGCCACAGACGGCATTTACTGTTTCAAACGTGGAAAACACGGCCGCGGCCGACTCGGTTTTGACCACCATGCCATTGAATGTTTGGCAGAAAAAGGCTTCCACGACACCCCCCGCTTCTGCCACACCCTCGACGGAGCACCGTGGGCGGAGATCGAGGAGGAACCGTGGGTCCTGACCCCGTGGACAGGTCGAACGCTCGACGTCGGCTCGCGGGGAGAATGGCTGCAAGCGGCGGCGCAATTGGGTCGTTTCCACCACGCCTCTCACGGGATGGAGATGCCCGACGATGTGAAGCGAGTCGCTTTTTCCGGCAAGTGGTTGGCGCGGTTTGCCGAGCGCAACGAGGAACTTCATGCCTCGCTTGCAGCGTTCACCTCCCCTCGCAACGGATTTGAAGCCGAAGTGGTGCAAATGGCTGATGAACTCCGGGGATTGGCGGCGTATGCGACAGTGATGCTCCAACACTCGGCGTATGAACAAATGGTGCAAGACATCGAAAACTCCGCCACCCTCGTGCACGGCAACGTCAAAGCGGAAAACTTCACCGTCGACGAGTCCGGGCGCGTGTGCCTCATAGACTTCGACTCGTTCCGGCTTGATGTGTGGGTGCAGGATGTGAGCGACTTTCTGAGCAACGCATTGGCGGCGCACGGCTGGTCGCAGGAATTTGCCTGCGAGCTGTTTGAAGCGTACCACGCCAAACGCCCGCTTCGGCCACAGGAAGCGCCGGTTCTCATCGCCCTGCTCGCCTATCCCTACCGCGCCGTCAAAGTCATCCACAAGTACCACCACGAAGGTCGTTCGTTGGAAAAAACGCTCCGCAAGTGGCAGCGCACCCTCCATGACCTGAACTCTCAAAAAGTTTTCGTAAAGGAATGGGCAAGTTGGTTGGAAAAACGTGTACAATAG
- the phnE gene encoding phosphonate ABC transporter, permease protein PhnE, with protein MNQSKAIKPPSKLKYTFIFLILAVLYVFSYIGIKVNFVDLWTGLPNIGDMLSQLWPPDFVYFKSIMKPMMETLKMAILGTFLGAVLAIPFTLLAARNVFVNRWVTGITRVILNFVRTIPDLLLASIFVAIAGLGPLAGVGALVFFSFGIITKMTYESVETIDPGPLESMTAVGANKMQFIGFAVVPQALPAFVAYVLYTFEVCVRASAILGLVGAGGIGMVLKTNLDLFNYTHVTSIILFTLIIVIIIDSISAAIREKLL; from the coding sequence ATGAACCAGTCCAAAGCGATCAAACCACCGTCCAAGCTCAAGTACACGTTCATTTTCCTGATCCTTGCCGTGCTTTATGTATTCAGTTACATCGGGATCAAAGTGAACTTCGTCGATCTGTGGACCGGCTTGCCGAACATCGGCGACATGCTGTCCCAGCTCTGGCCGCCGGACTTCGTCTACTTCAAGTCGATCATGAAGCCGATGATGGAAACGCTTAAAATGGCAATTCTCGGGACCTTCCTCGGGGCAGTCCTTGCGATTCCGTTCACTCTGCTCGCAGCTCGCAACGTCTTCGTCAACCGTTGGGTGACCGGTATTACCCGCGTCATTCTGAACTTCGTCCGTACGATTCCGGACCTTTTGCTGGCTTCGATCTTCGTTGCCATCGCAGGTTTGGGGCCGCTGGCGGGTGTCGGCGCTCTGGTGTTCTTCTCGTTCGGGATCATCACCAAGATGACCTACGAGTCGGTCGAAACCATCGACCCGGGTCCGCTGGAATCGATGACCGCCGTCGGTGCGAACAAAATGCAGTTCATCGGGTTCGCCGTCGTTCCGCAAGCACTGCCGGCGTTTGTTGCGTACGTACTTTACACATTTGAGGTCTGTGTTCGCGCCTCTGCTATTTTGGGTCTCGTCGGTGCAGGCGGGATCGGGATGGTGCTGAAGACCAACCTTGACCTGTTCAACTACACGCACGTCACCTCTATTATTCTGTTCACGCTGATCATTGTGATCATCATCGACTCGATCAGTGCGGCAATTCGGGAGAAACTGCTATGA